From the Lactuca sativa cultivar Salinas chromosome 9, Lsat_Salinas_v11, whole genome shotgun sequence genome, the window ACTGAGAACGTGGAAGATCGATAATTGCAAGGGTTACAGCATGAAGATGGATGTAGATCCTAAAGATCGATGTTGGTAGATCAAGAAATTGGAAGATCGATGATGGAGTTTTGGGCTGGATTGCTGATCGAAGATGGGAAGCCTGATGATGGATTGAGAGAATAATTGGAGGCGTAAATGAGGAGATGTAAAATGAGGGTATCAAAAAGACATCAATTGTATTAATTATCGCCTTTATTTCTAGCAAAATTGTAATCGAAATAAGCTATGTATGTAAACCAATCAGAAAATTACATTTGgaaataataaaattctaaaaatctattaaaatgtcatgtgtccagaTCATTGAGGACATGACATGTGGCAGAACAATGATTTTATTTATTAGTGTAGATATCAAtatcaaataaaatttttataactATATAGATTTTTTAAGCGTAATTCCTTAAAACAATAAATacaatattataatttataataatcaaataaataagatgatatatagttatatacacaaataaataaataaaagttggaAAACAATACATATAGAAATGGGCTTTTTAGGCCCACTTACTATCTTTATTATACAACGGCTATCATTATCATGTCCCAAATTCGAACAATTCAAACTGAATCCAACTCTCCCTCCAGTTCTCTGCATTCTGCAATGGCGACCTCCAATGGCTTCCAAACAACGCCAACCAAAACCACACTAAACGATAAAAATTCTTCATCTGTTTCAAGGAAGCACCAGCGTTCTCACCAGAAAACCACCGAATCGTCGTCTTCCTTCAAGGCACGATTCGAAGCCTACAATCGCCTTCAAGCTGCCGCAGTTGCATTTGGAGAAAAGCTTCCAATTCCTGAGATTGTAGCCATTGGAGGTCAGTCTGATGGAAAGAGCTCGCTTCTCGAAGCACTTCTGGGATTCCGATTTAACGTTCGCGAGGTCGAAATGGGTACCCGTAGACCTCTCATACTTCAGATGGTTCATGATCCTACTGCTCTCGATCCTAGGTGTCGATTTCAGGTCAGTTCCGGTTTCCCCCAATTGCATATGATCGTGTGTTAAGCATAAAGTTAATTTGTAGTTAGGGTTTATGATTGAAATTTAGGTCAAATTGGAGCATTTTTTCTTTAAAAGAGCTTCTATTTTCTTGCAAATTTACttatttcttgtttgattctcaAAATTCACTTTAAACAACAGGAAGAAGATTCTGAGGAATATGGCACTCCTATAATGTCAGCATCTGCAATTGCAGACACCATCAAATCAAGAACAGATACACTCTTGAAAAAGACTAAAACTGCAGTCTCTCCTAAGCCAATTGTAATGCGAGCTGAATATGCACATTGCCCTAATCTCACCATCATCGACACTCCTGGATTTGTTCTCAAGGTAACACACATACAATATACTCACAAGTTTTTGaatcaacatcaacatcaacatttACATACATGTTAATGATACTTATAACTTAAAAAACTGTAATTGTCAGGCCAAAAAAGGTGAACCAGAGAGCACACCAGAAGAAATCCTATCAATGGTCAAGTCATTAGCTACCCCACCACACAGAATCCTTGTATTCCTTCAACAAAGTAGTGTGGAATGGTGCTCATCTTTATGGCTTGATTCCATTCGCGAAATTGATCCAACTTTTCGAAGAACTGTAATTGTTGTCTCCAAATTTGATAATCGCCTCAGGGTATATACACAAACATTCAAAATCCTTCTAAGCTAATCTATAATCTATATACCAATTATacagatttaaaaaaaatgtaataaTTCTTGTAGGAATTCACTGAAAGATGGGAAGTGGATAGCTACTTAAGTGCAAGTGGCTACCTTGGAGAAAATACACGCCCCTTTTTTGTAGCTCTACCAAAAGACAAATCAACAGTTTCAAATGAAGAATTTCGCCACCAAATCTCCCAAGTGGATCTTGATGTATTACACCATCTACAAAACTCTGTAAAAGGTGGATTTGATGAAGAAAAATATAAATCCCAAATTGGGTTTTCATGTCTTAAAGATTACCTTGAATCCGAGCTTCAAAAGAGATATAAAGAAGCTGCTCCAACAACTTTGGCATTGCTTCAACAACGTTGTAGTGAAGTCACTACCGAATTAAACTCCATGGATTCCAAAATTCAAGCCACTTCAGATGTTGCTCATCTTCGTAGATCATCAATGTTGTTTGCATCTTCTATCTGCAACCATTTGGTATAAAGTTGTTCTTCGTTAACTTTGTATAGTTAGTATCCATGTAGTATTTACCTATTTACCCCCAAtaattgttattgttattgttggATGAAGGGATCACTGATAGATGGAGCAGCGGATCCTGACCCAGAGCAATGGGGAAAAACAACAGAAGAGGAAAGATTAGAAAGTGGAATTGGAAGTTGGCCTGGTGTTTCGACTGCTATAAAGCCACCTAATGGTAGCCTTCGCCTTTATGGTGGTGCTGCTTTTGAAAGAGTTATGCATGAGTTTCGTTGTGCTACGTATTCAATCGAATGCCCTCCTGTTTCAAGAGAGAAGgtaaaaaaaaacactaaaattCACTTAAACACgagtgattttttttttggataatatGATTTTGAATGTATTTTGATAGGTGGCGAATATAATACTTGCTCATGCGGGTAGAGGTGGCGGGAGAGGGATTGTGGAGGCGGCTGCTGAGATTGCCCGGGCAGCTGCCCGATCTTGGCTTGCCCCAATGCTTGATACTGCTTGTGAACGGCTTGCTTTTGTGTTGAGAAACCTCTTTGATCTTGCTATTGAGAGAAATCACCTCTCCCATGCTAATTGTAAGTTCTTTAACTTTAGTGTTTAGGGTTGGGTTTAGATAGACAgatttgaaaaattttcaattcAACCCAACCCAATCAATCTGTTTAaattaaacagattgaaaatttcaACCCAGCCCAACTGTTAGATAAACATCTAACAGGTTTTCTGGGTTGACTCAATTAAATTTCAAACGAACATTACGTAAAAAATGTTTAAACTAAGTAACAACCTAtaatatgaaaataaataaatatatttaaacgAGTCGgcaagttgacttttggtcaaaattTCAACCGTAACCGAACCTATTAAGTTAAAAGGGTTCTTAAAGTTGACCTGtttaattgaacatgttgaaaaaATCTCAACTCAACCTGTTAATTTTGGAATGGCTCGATTTTTGCTGGTTCTACATGTTCCAATGTAGATTTGGATTCTTGTTACTGCTCACTGTGTATCTGATTTACATCTCACATGTTTCTTTTGACACCAGTGTGGATGTTACTTTTGAGACATGACTATCCacgtcaaaaaaaaaaagatacggACTAAACCTGTGATTGTGAGACTGTGACTGTGATTGTGACTGTGTTTTTTGTTGACAGATACAAAAAAGATTGTGGATATGGAGGGATACATAGGATTTCACACCGCTTTAAGACACTCATACAATTCTTTCATACAAAATCTTTCAAAAGAATGCAAACAACTTGTTCGCCATCACCTCGATTCAGTCACAAGCTCATATTCTCAAATATGTTATGAAACCGATCCTATTACTCCTTACAGATATCAACATTCAACATTATTTCTTGAATTATCACAACATAAAACGAAAATATCTAGAAAAGAAAACATACCCAATAAGGACATGACACCTGGCAAACTTGTGGACCCACGAGAAGCTTACATGACTATCCCCGAAACCCCTTCGCCTGACCAACCATCTGATGataattttgtaattaaaaaagaaaatgaaatttaTAAAAGGCCTTCAAGGATTCatggtaataataataatttgaaatCGGGTTTTTCGTATTCTGAGATTTGTTTATCAGCTTCACAACATTTTGCACGAATTCGTGAAGTTTTGATTGAGCGAAGTGTGACATCAGCATTGAATTCTGGTTTTTTAACCCCATGGTATGattctaatgttttttttttttaatttttttatcttGATGTTTTATTCTCTTTATATAAGATATTCAAACTTTTTTCAATTACATATGATACTTAAAAACTTTTTTCGATATTTCTAATGCTATTctatatgtttaattttttgtaGACTTGTTGACTTTTTTTTCCCATGTGGGTAGCCATaaatatcatgttttttttttttttatttgatgtACATCAAAAACTTGAAAACTTTATTCATATACATCACATAATTCATAGCTATACAGCTTTTAATGCTTTCATATGTACCTTTATCGGGTAGCCATAAATACGATGTTCTTTTTTTCAACATTTTcatcaaaaacattaaaacattattcgatgttattgtttgtttttataaatatcaTGTTTTTATTCCATataaatatcatgtttttaatttttttttttttttttatgtggaTAGTCGCGAAAGGCTAATGGTGGCACTTGGATTGGATTTATTCGCTGTAAATGATGAAAAGTTTATGGATATGTTTGTAGCTCCGGGAGCAATTGATGTCCTACAAAATGAACGCGAGTCTCTTCAAAAACGTCAAAAGATATTGCACACTTGTTTGTCTGAATTCAAATCTATTGCTAGATCACTCTAAaatggtttttttatttttttttatttatttttttgtaactATGTTACATGATGTTTATCCATATAGGGTGTAACAAttgatataaataaataaatacacatTTATACCAGCTTTTTTGGTCCTCTAATCTAGATAATAtcaaacaaatatttttttagttttcttaTCTCAAGGAATGTTCCATTAAAACTTTTGATCGTTAAGCGTTTAGGGTGTTTGGTAAATTTAAAATCAACATATAAATAATCAAGTACACCTCTGAATCAACATTTTCAATTTTGCATCATACGTAAcggttattttattttttattttttttagtttttataaagTTCAAAAAATACCTTCGTTTTCTTCGATTCTTTTTTCTAAAAGTTCAAAATGGGTACCAAATTTGAGGTCAAACCAATAACGTGTTTAACATCCAAAGTGGAGCTGTACTTTTCTTTTTTCCCTTCGAAATAGAGGAAGTAATAACGAAGCAAAGTAGATGTTTTGATTGAATAATTTGCTGTTATTTTTGGAAATATAATATATTTGTTGCAAAACTTGCAAACTTTCACCTTTGTTTTTAGGGTGGAATGTAGGGGTGTAACCAACTTGAGCCAACTCGTGAGATACTTGAGATTGACttgaaaaatatttgaaatttACTCAGCTTAAGTTgagagctcgagctcgagctactTGAATACATTATTGAGTGGTGCTTAAGTATTGGAATACGTGGCTCATAAAACTCACAGGCTTAAAGAAGCAATATTATATTTACACATTTACCTtatgttttattcatattttcATATTATAGGATTCGAGTCGAATCGAGCTCATGAGCTTACTAATATTTCTATTGTAAATTAAGGTAATTTTATTTTCTTAGTAGTTAATCGAGTTGAGCTCGAACTTGAAATTGAAATTAAGGTCTGAGTCGAGTTTCAAGGTTTGTAGTGCTCGATTCGACTCGCCTCAATTACATCCATCTTTCTCACCCTTCAATCCGCTTTCTAACTACTGCTATCATTTCATTTCACATTTTCATCCTATAATACATGAAAACTCATACTACTTATCTCTTTCAACCCActcaattttttatattttattttttcaattaaacttatgttactaatttaaatctaaaaaattaaaataaagtaaaacataagattttttgattaaaaataaactatTATGTATGGAGTTAGAAAGATAAAacgacaatttaaaaaaaaaaaaacatgataatgaaAATCCCTAAAAAGATTACTTAATTTctaaaataaaattctaaaaccCCAACTATATTTTTCCACATTTTGTCCTTTCTTCCCAACCAACATTTGTAGCACACTTCTAGTAATGGTCAGATAGACTGAGAGAAAAATTTTCATATCTTATACCTATCTCCCGTTCCAATAGTCCAACTTTTCAATTGTTCGATTTCTCACACGATTCACAATGTTCTATCTCGATATTTTCTCTCTCTTCGGCCTCCTCTCTTCTTACTGATCAGATGTCGTCGATTTCGTTGACGAAATCAACTACTATTGGAGATTGTGCGGATGATgataccaattttttttttcattttcgttTTCTTAAAAGCGGTGAGTCTTCAACATGAACGAATTCGGTCTTGGCCGAATCTGTGTGGAAATTGTGCATTAGAAGAGATTGTGTAGGCATTGGAAGATGATATTTTTGTTCTTTTGGATGAAAGAAGCTGAGAGTTTTCACTGGCTTTTATGACACACAACCATTACGTGTAGTTTTCAGAATATCCCAAACTCTTTCGTTgggaaaaacttttattttattaagcCCATGATATTCGCTTTGTGCCGATTTTAAAACATCATCATCGGATCTCCCGCTAGGTAGATTGTTCAACTTTCGGTCGTAGATGGCATTGAAAACGTTAAATTTTTTTTTCGGAAATCCTTTCATTTTGAAATCATTTGATGACTTGTCCGATCCAACTCTCCCACTTGAGTATTAAAATGGTCTAGAACCCGCTCCCAAAATGCCTTAGAGACCGTTGTTGATTGTCATTTTCCTTATCTCAAAAAACATTGATACACACTTTAGCTAAAGCCAACTCTTTATTTTTTCCGTccacttttttattttattttttatttttgtataatCCTGTCCGGTCTCCACGGCGGTTTTAGGGTCGTCATTTGTTTGTTCATTTTGGAAGTTACTGGATTCTTTGAATTCTTGATTTTGAGTATCACGAAGTTGAAAGACCGTGGGAGGAGAATACTTTTATTAGGTTTCCGAAACCGATTGAGAGAATTGTATATACATATTATAACTACTATTATCTGGCGGAAGCCAAAATTGGTTATAAGATTGTTGCCTCGAAACTTGTTTATATTGTTGTTGATAGTTTGGGTTTGTGGATAATATGCCTTTGACTTTGGGTATTGAGAACAGAAAATGGAAAATCTTGAGGATCATTTTCGTTTCGTGGGCTGCGTACTTAGCTAGAACCACCTTGTTTGTATTTTCCACGAGAATCCATTTGAATTGGAGTTGGATTAAATTGAATGAAATAGAGAAAAATGAATGaaattgaagaaaagaaagaaattgaATAGGAGAATGTGTGATTTTTTATACGTttgaaagatatatatatatatatatatatatatatatatatatatatatatatatatatatatatatatatatatatatatatatattctttttgaCCGGTCAATGCTTAAAAAGTAAAACGGAAAAACCATATGCAATAAAAAGGCATGGAACATGTTGGTGATTTttgtgtcaccatgtcattttatgtaactggaactaacatgtgagctaaggggcttcataagttgtactctaatatatgtacaGGTTTGTGCGAAGTACACGCATGTATAAGATAAAGTTAGAAGCCGGTTCGACAACAAGTCGGGGGTCCAGAGGCAACACCCCTAggtccggggtttccaaaggAGCAGTGCACCTTTGGCGGGATCTAGGGGCAGCGCCCATAATGAGGtctaaggggcagagcccctggctggggtaatactaacgaaactcgttagttttggaaaccctaaatcctcattaaaatccGGATTACCCTGATTTGCTTGCAAAACAACTGATGACGACcaaaccctaatgaaaccctaatctcgtttattatatataaacaactcttccttTTAGAAGAGATACACATAAATTAGCTCTCGTTTTTCTTTAAACACTCACAAAATCTTTCTAGCAGTTTGACTTATGATTTCTGTGCCTAGAATCGTAACTGTCatcttggattatcctaggctgaatttcttgtaacctagacatagggtagaaatatcagttcggaaagtgtttacacgatccaagttggtatccagatctaCATCGCAAACCCTACTTGTTCTAACTAAACAAGTAAATAAGTTGTCTGCAATCAATTCGACATTACATTACACTCGTTGAAATCATTACATCGAAGGTACCACCTGTCGTCTATCCTATCATCTATTAGAAAAATGGGTTTCaaacaaggttgtaaaaatcgctcgacgttagctagtcggtggactagggttaagggattaatcggctagacgGAGATTAAttggggaccattaattgctaatttgttagattttaaaaaattaaatatgactaatatcatataaaagttcataaatttcactaatatcataacaaaataggttaatatgataaatacaacactaatcatacctcaaatagtttctattgagatataacttcttcaaagtgttaaaatttcatcgggttCTACTGTTTCAGTCATTTCGGATCTATGGATTAATCGCTAGACGCTCTCTAATCGGTCGGGTGTCGCccagggattaatcggagattaatcgggacctaatcaggatttttacaacactggttTCAAATGCTTGGGAAACTAGGAGTTGTGATAACATTTTCAGATTAAAGTATTTCGATGGTACTCTCGAAACCTTCAATCGGATAAAACTCGATATAAGAGAAGAAAATAGAATGATGAAATATGATTTTTTGTGTACCAGTGGAGACAACGAGAATGACCAGTTAACACGAAAATAACCTCTTGTCTAAAAACTGCCAAATTGACAGTTACATGAAATAACTTCTTGCTTGAAAACTGACACAAAAATGTCACTAAAATATCTTAGAACTAGGCGTAGGATTAGAGTCAAACCGAGTCTAAAATCTCAAATTCAGATTTCTATACATTTTCTATAAAACAATATTAATACCAGCTCGACCCCAGCTAAGGGCTCTACCTCTTGGACCCCGCTATCAGGAACGCTACCTCTAGACACTCATGGTTCAGGGGTTTCGTTCCTAAATGGGCAGTGTACTTTAAATCTAAATAAATTTAAACAACTTTACACTCCACACTATCATTTATTCAATATTTATCTAGATTTCATTAGTCAACAAATTAATCTTATTACACATAAATCATATTAGTAATAAAAATCACTATCGTTTTTAATCATTCTAGCATGAAAAAGATTGGTCTTTATATCTTTAAGGAGTTGTTCCACAATCTTTGTACGGAATTAAACAAAAAGTAAATACGTAAATAATTGAGGCACATTGCCTAGATTGTAGCTTGTCTTGTAGTTGCCGGTTTATGCTATATGACCCAGAAAATAATTTATACAAGAATATTGAAAATTGtctattgattatttgattatgcCCTAATCAGGTATCTCTTGAAATGGTGCCAATTATGACTAGATGACCCTAGAGAACGTTAAGGCCCACCACATGAACTTGTTGACTTGTTGTCAATTTGGTGGTCTTGGGCTTTTGTGCATATCGATAATTTTGGTGGTCCATCGATTGATAATTTTGGTAGTTGAAAGGAGATATGTTAAACAATAGATATAGATATGTATTGATGATTTgataatatgtttttgtaacgtTAAAGTCTGATTATAAAGTTAAAATAATTAATCTTTTTGGAGACCAGTAAAACTGTTGTTTAGGCAAAATCGATTCTAGTTAATATGTTTGCTTGTGGTCGAATTTATTAATTTGGTGAAGTTATTGATAGAAGGCGAAAATGTTGAAGTTCTTTTTGTTATATAAATGATAGTTTTCAACAACCTTTAACATAAAACACCGGATCATCCGGCCAATTTAATCATCCGACAGAGAATTATTTAGTGAATGAGAGCTGATCCGTACGTAATAATATTTTTCCATACATAACAATTTATGCTTTAAAATGTTTTACAGTAGAATCTTATAAAACATAATTTGTTGTGTAGGGAGAAAAATATTGTGTATGAATCATTTCCCTTAGTGAATAAATCATTTAGTTTTATCTAATATCCAATATCCGCCTACTTTTTGTTCCTAGGATTCTCCTACCTATTTTAAATGGTGACaagtattattaatttaatttaaatttgattgggatgttacatgtgtACATTTGTCATCATCTTAAATAgatagaaagaaaaataaaaacaaaagataagaaaatatttaatttctcccCCGTAAAATTGAGTAAATGTCTAAAACTTTCCAAAATCCTCTTTAATTGTCATAAATGATGTTTATCCATTTGGGGTGTAACTATTAGTAAaagtaaaatataaatttatattagtaTTTTTAGCTCTCGATAATATAAACTAAAACTTCTAATTTTATTGCCTAAATTTGAATAATCATCTAAAAATGTTTTTAATAGTCATATGTGATCTTTATCTAACTAGAATGTAACTACTATATATTGATATCAACAATTTGTTCTCTAATTTCCATAATATCACACAACACTTGCAATTTTCTTGTCTAAACTTGAATAATTATCCAAAACTTCTTAAAACCATCTTTAATTGCCATACATGATCTTTATATATTTGAGGTGTAaccacttatataaatatatacataattATACTAGTATACTTGTCTCTCTAATCTCGATAATTTCAACCAAATACTCCCTAGTTTTCTTGCCTAAGCTTGAGTAATTGTCTAAAATTATCTAAAATCGTCTTTAATGTCTAGTTCTCAAGGTTTAGCAAAAAAAGGAAAAACTAATGATAGAAAATAAGAGAAAGGGGAGTGAAAAAATTGTATTTTGTGCTCCCGAGTAGAAGAAAAGTGAAAAGACCTTCTAATGATCAGCCTTTATCTCTGTATACCTTAAGATCTAAATCCTAGTTGTCATTTGTGagatttgagcttgaaagtgagttttggtggtgtttttggtgaagtagaagaagaagaacactTGGAGTTTGCTTGGGATTGGcatgagcttgtagatccagagtcaacttcatCTTAGCAAGCCATTTGAGGTAAAAAACTTTCATCTTGATGGTTCTTTATGCTAGATCCAACTTCAGATGTTATTTATGCATTTTTAGGTCTTTTAAGCCATATTTGAGATTATGGTCTACTCCAGAAAGCCATGGATGTTAGATCTTAGCACATTTGAGGTCCATtgtccataaaaatgcaatctttatGAGTTAATTTGGTCCATGCATGTGTTAGGTTCCTTGTTATGGGTCTCTTTGAGTTTTGGGTCTTATTAAGACATGCATGAGAGTAAAGTTGCAAACGTTACGTGTTAAGTCACTATTTAGGATTAGAATCGAGAGCTTAGCTggatggcttaaccgattaagtgcttaatgagatGGATTGGTGGTTTACGGAGCACGTGGGGTGTACTCAGCTCGTGCGTTGCACGTACTGGCCTCGGAAGGGGTACGCTAAGCGTAAgcttgagtacgcccaacatattcaCCTGTTTGACTTTTGGGTTGACTTTCACGGGTTTGGGCCATATTTTAGGCTTTTATGATTTGGGCCTTGTTGGTCCATTGGACTTCTGATTTTAGGCCATGAATATGCTATGAGCTTTCTTAGAATTAGGTCCATGATGGCTTTTGGGtccaattaggaagttgggccatattgggccttaggATGTCATTAAGGAAGTTGGGCCTTTTTGAGCAAATGAGTTGGGTCTTGGTTTTGGGTCAAGtaagaaaaagggtaaaatggtcgtttaccCTGGATGTTGGACAAGTAATTTAGATTCTTGATTATGGATCGAGATCCAATTATTTGTTTGgatattatttgatgatgttagcACAGGGATTTTCCAAATCAAGAGATCGAGATTTTATCTGAGAGATTCAACaacttgaggtgagtttcctcactgtgtttagtgggtcgaaggcactaatgctggcccatggtttattatgatgaTTAGGATGCTACTGATATGTTtaccaacaatctccccctttgcgtcaatttggagcgagaccttcacttcttacttgggccggcagctgaagctggtaccttcttcttcacggtgctaaacagacacttggttatggagaggatggtctgtctaaaccggatgtaccaattgatcatatcattgaagtacttgatgtcatcagccgaattatcTTTACATCGCTTGACGATTGAtaagacgtgctccaagcaagtcgtggtgtaaagatgtttgtctgctaaagcgaagagacatttctgtccttcggctctggtgaacatcactgagtttcgcctcggatctatcttacccatttgcattgtgtttagatcactggccgatcccactggtgctactttcggtttcttcttgaaaacagtggcgacctcctgatccatttgggcaacctccatgatgtagcaagccaacatccttttgacatggtctaagatgggaccatattcggcttcatttgtcagcaggatattgtacaagactatccagtcatgaggattcagattcggcagatccgccagggtgatgatgtgggcagttcttgcagatcctcggataagcttgaacttgacgtttgtaaatctccccacggcaaaaggcttcagcactcgaacattaacaatcttctgggcgctccatgtaaggtattgagggcgagcggcctccaggtagaagtcaatgagctccctgtcaagctcatcgtttggatgcgggacttcaaaaatgttagagaagacatggaagatgaacgcctttcgagtcagcggcatatcgaactgcgaatcgatagtgttgttgcagtcgaacgatatcaccggctcgagccatagaatgctaggagtctctatggcctcttttatcaaacgatccctggtccaggcagggaagagcaactttcggctctcaaggagatcgtgggcttctttttgctttcgttcggcttcttcagcctcacgcgccacacgactggcatcatct encodes:
- the LOC111916911 gene encoding dynamin-related protein 5A isoform X1, giving the protein MSQIRTIQTESNSPSSSLHSAMATSNGFQTTPTKTTLNDKNSSSVSRKHQRSHQKTTESSSSFKARFEAYNRLQAAAVAFGEKLPIPEIVAIGGQSDGKSSLLEALLGFRFNVREVEMGTRRPLILQMVHDPTALDPRCRFQEEDSEEYGTPIMSASAIADTIKSRTDTLLKKTKTAVSPKPIVMRAEYAHCPNLTIIDTPGFVLKAKKGEPESTPEEILSMVKSLATPPHRILVFLQQSSVEWCSSLWLDSIREIDPTFRRTVIVVSKFDNRLREFTERWEVDSYLSASGYLGENTRPFFVALPKDKSTVSNEEFRHQISQVDLDVLHHLQNSVKGGFDEEKYKSQIGFSCLKDYLESELQKRYKEAAPTTLALLQQRCSEVTTELNSMDSKIQATSDVAHLRRSSMLFASSICNHLGSLIDGAADPDPEQWGKTTEEERLESGIGSWPGVSTAIKPPNGSLRLYGGAAFERVMHEFRCATYSIECPPVSREKVANIILAHAGRGGGRGIVEAAAEIARAAARSWLAPMLDTACERLAFVLRNLFDLAIERNHLSHANYTKKIVDMEGYIGFHTALRHSYNSFIQNLSKECKQLVRHHLDSVTSSYSQICYETDPITPYRYQHSTLFLELSQHKTKISRKENIPNKDMTPGKLVDPREAYMTIPETPSPDQPSDDNFVIKKENEIYKRPSRIHGNNNNLKSGFSYSEICLSASQHFARIREVLIERSVTSALNSGFLTPCRERLMVALGLDLFAVNDEKFMDMFVAPGAIDVLQNERESLQKRQKILHTCLSEFKSIARSL
- the LOC111916911 gene encoding dynamin-related protein 5A isoform X2; this translates as MSQIRTIQTESNSPSSSLHSAMATSNGFQTTPTKTTLNDKNSSSVSRKHQRSHQKTTESSSSFKARFEAYNRLQAAAVAFGEKLPIPEIVAIGGQSDGKSSLLEALLGFRFNVREVEMGTRRPLILQMVHDPTALDPRCRFQEEDSEEYGTPIMSASAIADTIKSRTDTLLKKTKTAVSPKPIVMRAEYAHCPNLTIIDTPGFVLKAKKGEPESTPEEILSMVKSLATPPHRILVFLQQSSVEWCSSLWLDSIREIDPTFRRTVIVVSKFDNRLREFTERWEVDSYLSASGYLGENTRPFFVALPKDKSTVSNEEFRHQISQVDLDVLHHLQNSVKGGFDEEKYKSQIGFSCLKDYLESELQKRYKEAAPTTLALLQQRCSEVTTELNSMDSKIQATSDVAHLRRSSMLFASSICNHLGSLIDGAADPDPEQWGKTTEEERLESGIGSWPGVSTAIKPPNGSLRLYGGAAFERVMHEFRCATYSIECPPVSREKVANIILAHAGRGGGRGIVEAAAEIARAAARSWLAPMLDTACERLAFVLRNLFDLAIERNHLSHANSSQHFARIREVLIERSVTSALNSGFLTPCRERLMVALGLDLFAVNDEKFMDMFVAPGAIDVLQNERESLQKRQKILHTCLSEFKSIARSL